One window from the genome of Acuticoccus sp. I52.16.1 encodes:
- a CDS encoding carbohydrate kinase has product MYRYEADGAAAPARNSGVIVSCGEALVDLMPEELDGELIYRPVLGGSPYNVALGVARLGGRAAYLWELSSDRLGCAFAEALANEGVDISAVRRSARATPVGIVDLSGSEPRYNIADPDRVMHDTDPPALPAGASILVVGSAVLAQEPVADRLEALAMAAPLVAMDYNVRLPSITDLPRYRGRLERMSARAGIVKASEADLAMIGVDDAEAFLHRMLQAGAALAVLTRGGEGVSAWTAGASVHVAARRVEVVDAVGAGDAFMAGLLASLQCGKLLAGPSLHALTEARLTDVIGTAQSVAAVACTKRGAVMPKHTEIGGPLFPLA; this is encoded by the coding sequence TTGTATCGGTATGAGGCGGATGGTGCAGCGGCCCCGGCAAGGAACAGCGGCGTGATCGTGTCGTGCGGCGAAGCGCTCGTGGACCTCATGCCCGAGGAGCTGGACGGCGAACTGATCTACCGGCCGGTGCTGGGGGGCTCGCCCTACAACGTGGCGCTGGGCGTGGCGCGTCTGGGCGGGCGGGCGGCCTATCTGTGGGAGCTGTCGAGCGACCGGCTGGGCTGCGCCTTCGCCGAGGCGTTGGCGAACGAGGGGGTGGACATCTCCGCCGTCCGGCGTTCGGCGCGGGCGACTCCTGTGGGTATCGTCGATCTGTCGGGCTCCGAGCCCCGGTACAATATCGCCGATCCGGACCGGGTGATGCACGATACCGATCCGCCCGCATTGCCGGCCGGCGCGTCGATCCTGGTGGTCGGCTCGGCGGTGCTGGCGCAGGAGCCGGTGGCGGATCGGCTGGAGGCGCTGGCCATGGCGGCGCCGCTGGTGGCGATGGACTATAATGTGCGGCTGCCGAGCATCACCGACCTGCCGCGCTACCGGGGGCGGCTGGAGCGGATGTCGGCGCGGGCGGGAATCGTGAAGGCGAGCGAGGCCGACCTGGCGATGATCGGGGTGGACGACGCGGAGGCGTTTCTGCACCGTATGTTGCAGGCCGGCGCCGCTTTGGCGGTCCTGACGCGCGGCGGCGAAGGGGTCTCGGCCTGGACGGCGGGTGCGTCGGTGCATGTCGCGGCGCGCCGAGTCGAGGTTGTCGATGCAGTCGGGGCTGGAGATGCGTTCATGGCAGGTTTATTAGCATCACTCCAATGTGGAAAGTTGTTGGCCGGGCCGTCGCTCCACGCGCTGACCGAGGCGCGGTTGACCGACGTCATCGGAACAGCGCAATCGGTCGCCGCGGTTGCGTGTACGAAGCGAGGAGCCGTCATGCCGAAACATACAGAAATCGGTGGACCGTTGTTCCCGCTCGCCTGA
- a CDS encoding type I polyketide synthase: protein MTVTDSRVALVGSACRLPQAEGLEAFWDVLVNAKCVISSLDEERFGTLPYLHPDRSKPGRSVTFAAGQIARPYHFDPGYFGISPREAATMDPQQRVLLEVAVEALENAGIPADRLAGQQVGVYVGASSLDYSNEAQLDPMSIEPQSMTGNTLSIVANRVSYVFDLRGPSYTVDTACSSSLIALHQAIEDIRAGKIETAIVGGVSLLLNHIPFIGFSRASMLSAGGLCRAFDAGADGYVRSEGAVVMVLRSEEAARRDSDPIRARFVGSGINADGRTAGLSLPSPTAQADLLRQVYEAGGIDPARLAFVEAHGTGTRVGDPIETNAIGTVLGQKHGDPLLIGSSKTNFGHLEPASGLVGILKSQLALANNLLPASLHFEVPNPDIDFTELNLTVAAEATTLARAPEPRLAGINSFGFGGANAHVVMADGEPIGEAAAPKGDAPLVVSAATRAALGELAAATAKALGGADAARLAAHVNAAAHRRQRLSHRAVIASDDASAMVAALNAVAEGQNHPLAAVGEAASVGEKPVFVYSGNGSQWAGMGRAAYQGETDFRLSFDRTDRLFMSVAGWSLVTMLFSGDLETEIERTEIAQPLLFAIQVALTDALERRGVTPSAVMGHSVGEVAAAWASGALSLSDAVKVIHARSTHQEVTRHLGGMAALLLPAEEAVEAIAPYHGLELAAVNSSRSVTISGPTEQLAVFGKDARKKRWAMKRLDLDYPFHCALVEPIRGPLLQSLSAIAPRPTTIPMISTVTGEPVDGTRLGADYWWENVRQPVDFQKGVLASLEEGHRLYVEIGPRPVLTGYLNDALRTAEIRATVLPSFRQGEGAAEPVAEVLRTLIANGTAIDDAALFGERRAAPDLLPTYPWQHQRYKKAESNEIVWLMKRRDHVLLGDRVREDIHEWRIGLDPVVLPFLADHTVETSVVFPAAGFTEMLLAVGRVLYPGHPVEVRGLDIIAPLVLDASDDRTVRTREIAPQTFVIESRIRGADDGWSPHVKATVAKAPAAPHGAAIAVPEGAPTVPAARLYEITAQFGLPYGPVFRRANLVTLVDDSHIHVRLSPPDPATARLKLALDPTMFDACFHGLFAFLAGRDEVRGVAVLPIRLGRLTLAADAATPTEADITVRRPTEGIVEADFVLRDAAGAVVATAEAVRFQAVPLAHAVGEPVVAAPKLRRVARVSAPASDLPPLAPSVDTATEPSETALFVEAGVLAAAVEALGPILTPPASLQSCVAEGRLAGNAVPLAARVLPALVAAGLAEEDGGTFALTGEPVDISEIVTLLIEEHPERLAEATLLAALPEWLAETFRSGLAAEHPASDALLDQLLVSAPFTAPLYAAIGALTDTALSSSGAALTVCLVGAGNVAFAREVAALIDPERVRLTITDTCPVTLERTALVWDRHEGVHLEPFSAAREHRYDLVVMTPQFGPMDVAAAAECLRPGGRLLGGALAGNLFADVIGGLTTDWWAASLDAESPVGALNAPEEWTAALTEAGLEAIDVHTLPSDETDAMIFTASRAAGVKAPTLETFPALVADGPAAGRTLEALRAMADDAPELADLTATPDGPVVLAVDVPEPADLPARLAAVGSWLVALGTEARTVTLVTFGAQVEGAKEVRPTAAAVSAFGRVAMNEFPHLDIRLVDIAASFDASEAAVRLMAELVEPNGEREIVLSSDHRSVMRYVPLAEETAGEALTLAVPRRGSIDNLVWSPTQHPPLGAGDVRIKVEASGLNFRDVMWTLGLLPHEALEDGFAGPTLGMECAGVVEAVGEEVTDVKPGDLVLAFAPQSFASHVTVTAQSVIPRPVELAAEAAATMPVAFLTAYYALIELAHLEEDETVLIHGGAGGVGLAALQIAKWRGARVFVTAGTPEKRALLRELGADEVFDSRGLTFAEEAKAATDGEGVDVVLNSLAGEAMERSLDTLKPFGRFCELGKRDFYADTKLGLRPFRQNLSYFGIDADQLMKHRPKVARRVLGQIVAMMDSGDLTPLPYRPFDAGGVKDAYRLMQAAGHIGKIVVTPPQPVAPTVAHQPVAIVADKAYLLVGGVSGFGFRTAEWLIEHGAEDLVLVSRSGVKDQAVAEAIEAYRGKGIAIDVRSLDVTNEAAVRELVAEIGTTRPLGGVFHMAMVLDDALIASLDAGRFETAMHPKIAGANALEAATADIPLDLFVLYSSITVQLGNPGQANYVAANAYLEAIARRRRARGQAGLTIAWGAIADAGVFARSLETSDLLRRKLGRHAITAGDGLAVLKRFLDEGAMTSGPAVRLIGQVDWATARKELIIARSPAFEDLADAADADGDDAGSLDLAERIAGLSPSEAVAEVTRLLAVEISRILKMPASEVDPHKPLTTLGMDSLMGVELRMSAEQKLGVDIPLMSLTAGATLADIAKKVVHRTTGEEASDEDQDELIARHIGSADAPREAIEAAVRERTAGVRTILS, encoded by the coding sequence ATGACGGTTACGGACTCGCGTGTCGCTCTTGTCGGGTCCGCTTGCCGCCTCCCCCAAGCTGAAGGGCTGGAGGCGTTCTGGGATGTGCTCGTCAACGCCAAGTGCGTGATCTCCTCGCTCGACGAGGAGCGATTCGGCACGCTGCCCTACCTGCACCCGGACCGCTCCAAGCCCGGCCGCTCGGTGACGTTCGCGGCCGGCCAGATCGCGCGCCCCTATCACTTCGACCCGGGCTATTTCGGCATCTCGCCGCGCGAGGCCGCCACGATGGACCCGCAGCAGCGCGTCCTCCTGGAGGTCGCCGTCGAGGCGCTGGAGAACGCCGGCATCCCGGCCGACCGCCTCGCCGGCCAGCAGGTCGGCGTCTATGTCGGCGCGTCCTCGCTCGATTATTCCAACGAGGCGCAGCTCGACCCGATGTCGATCGAGCCGCAGTCGATGACGGGCAACACGCTCTCCATCGTCGCCAACCGCGTCTCCTACGTGTTCGACCTGCGCGGCCCCAGCTACACGGTCGACACCGCCTGCTCGTCCTCGCTCATCGCCCTGCACCAGGCGATCGAGGACATCCGCGCCGGCAAGATCGAGACCGCCATCGTCGGCGGCGTCTCGCTGCTCCTCAACCACATTCCGTTCATCGGCTTCTCGCGCGCGTCGATGCTGTCGGCGGGCGGCCTGTGCCGCGCGTTCGACGCCGGCGCGGACGGCTACGTGCGCTCCGAGGGCGCCGTCGTCATGGTGCTGCGCTCCGAAGAGGCGGCGCGGCGGGACAGCGACCCGATTCGCGCCCGCTTCGTCGGCTCCGGCATCAACGCCGACGGGCGGACCGCGGGCCTCTCGCTGCCGTCCCCCACGGCGCAGGCCGACCTGCTGCGCCAGGTCTACGAGGCGGGCGGGATCGACCCGGCACGCCTCGCCTTCGTGGAGGCGCACGGCACCGGCACGCGCGTCGGCGACCCGATCGAGACCAACGCCATCGGCACCGTGCTGGGCCAGAAGCACGGCGATCCGCTGCTGATCGGCTCGTCGAAGACCAACTTCGGCCATCTGGAGCCGGCCTCCGGCCTCGTCGGTATCCTGAAGTCGCAGCTGGCGCTGGCCAACAACCTGCTGCCGGCCTCGCTCCATTTCGAGGTCCCCAACCCGGACATCGACTTCACCGAGCTGAACCTCACCGTCGCGGCCGAGGCGACGACGCTGGCGCGGGCGCCGGAACCGCGCCTCGCCGGTATCAATTCGTTCGGCTTCGGCGGCGCCAACGCGCACGTCGTCATGGCCGACGGGGAGCCGATCGGCGAGGCGGCTGCGCCCAAGGGCGACGCACCGCTGGTCGTCAGCGCCGCCACCCGCGCGGCGCTGGGCGAGCTCGCGGCCGCCACCGCCAAGGCCCTCGGCGGCGCCGATGCCGCCCGCCTCGCGGCCCACGTCAACGCCGCCGCGCACCGCCGGCAGCGCCTGTCGCACCGCGCCGTGATCGCGTCGGACGACGCCAGCGCCATGGTCGCGGCGCTGAACGCCGTCGCCGAGGGGCAGAACCACCCGCTCGCCGCCGTCGGCGAGGCGGCCTCGGTGGGCGAAAAGCCGGTATTCGTCTATTCGGGGAACGGCTCGCAGTGGGCCGGCATGGGGCGCGCCGCCTACCAGGGCGAGACCGATTTCCGCCTCTCGTTCGACCGCACGGACCGGCTCTTCATGTCGGTCGCGGGCTGGTCGCTGGTGACGATGCTGTTCTCCGGCGACCTCGAGACCGAGATCGAGCGGACCGAGATCGCTCAGCCGCTGCTGTTCGCGATCCAGGTCGCGCTGACCGACGCGCTGGAGCGCCGCGGCGTCACCCCGTCGGCGGTGATGGGCCACTCGGTGGGCGAGGTCGCCGCCGCGTGGGCCTCCGGCGCGCTGTCGCTGAGCGATGCGGTCAAGGTGATCCACGCCCGCTCCACGCACCAGGAGGTGACCCGTCACCTCGGCGGGATGGCGGCGCTGCTGCTGCCGGCCGAAGAGGCGGTGGAGGCGATCGCGCCCTACCACGGGCTGGAGCTGGCGGCGGTCAATTCCAGCCGCTCCGTCACCATCTCGGGACCGACCGAGCAGCTCGCCGTCTTCGGCAAGGACGCCCGCAAGAAGCGCTGGGCGATGAAGCGGCTCGACCTCGACTATCCGTTCCACTGCGCGCTGGTGGAGCCGATCCGCGGACCACTGCTGCAGTCGCTGAGCGCCATCGCGCCGCGGCCGACCACCATCCCGATGATCTCCACCGTGACGGGCGAGCCGGTCGACGGGACGCGGCTCGGCGCCGACTACTGGTGGGAGAACGTGCGCCAGCCGGTCGATTTCCAGAAGGGCGTCCTCGCCTCGCTGGAGGAGGGCCACCGCCTTTATGTGGAGATCGGGCCCCGCCCGGTGCTGACCGGCTACCTCAACGACGCGCTGCGCACCGCCGAGATCCGCGCCACCGTGCTGCCGTCCTTCCGCCAGGGCGAGGGCGCGGCCGAGCCGGTCGCCGAGGTTCTGCGCACGCTGATCGCCAACGGGACCGCCATCGACGATGCGGCGCTGTTCGGCGAGCGACGTGCCGCGCCGGACCTGCTGCCGACCTACCCCTGGCAGCACCAGCGCTACAAGAAGGCCGAGTCGAACGAGATCGTCTGGCTGATGAAGCGGCGCGATCACGTGCTGCTCGGCGACCGCGTGCGCGAGGACATCCACGAGTGGCGCATCGGGCTCGACCCGGTGGTGCTGCCCTTCCTCGCCGACCACACGGTCGAGACGTCGGTCGTCTTCCCCGCGGCGGGCTTCACCGAGATGCTGCTGGCGGTGGGCCGCGTGCTCTATCCGGGCCACCCGGTGGAGGTGCGCGGGCTCGACATCATCGCCCCGCTGGTGCTCGACGCGTCGGACGACCGCACCGTGCGCACGCGCGAGATCGCGCCGCAGACCTTCGTCATCGAGAGCCGCATCCGCGGGGCCGACGACGGCTGGTCGCCGCACGTCAAGGCGACGGTCGCCAAGGCCCCCGCCGCGCCGCACGGTGCGGCGATCGCGGTGCCGGAGGGCGCGCCGACGGTGCCGGCCGCACGGCTCTACGAGATCACCGCGCAGTTCGGGCTCCCCTACGGCCCGGTCTTCCGCCGCGCCAACCTCGTCACCCTGGTGGACGATTCGCACATTCACGTGCGCCTCAGCCCGCCGGATCCGGCCACCGCGCGCCTCAAGCTGGCGCTCGACCCGACGATGTTCGACGCCTGCTTCCATGGCCTCTTCGCCTTCCTGGCGGGGCGCGACGAGGTCCGCGGCGTGGCGGTCCTGCCGATCCGTCTCGGCCGCCTGACGCTCGCCGCCGACGCCGCGACGCCGACCGAAGCCGACATCACCGTTCGCCGCCCGACCGAGGGGATCGTCGAGGCCGACTTCGTGCTGCGCGATGCCGCCGGCGCCGTCGTCGCCACCGCCGAGGCGGTGCGCTTCCAGGCCGTGCCGCTGGCCCACGCGGTCGGCGAGCCGGTGGTCGCCGCGCCGAAGCTGCGCCGCGTCGCCCGCGTCAGCGCGCCCGCATCGGACCTGCCGCCGCTGGCCCCGTCGGTCGATACCGCGACCGAGCCGTCCGAGACCGCACTCTTCGTCGAGGCCGGGGTGCTCGCCGCCGCGGTCGAGGCGCTGGGGCCGATCCTGACGCCGCCGGCGTCGCTGCAGAGCTGCGTCGCCGAGGGGCGCCTCGCCGGCAACGCCGTGCCGCTGGCCGCGCGCGTGCTGCCGGCGCTCGTCGCCGCGGGCCTCGCCGAGGAGGACGGCGGCACGTTCGCGCTCACCGGCGAACCGGTCGACATCTCCGAGATCGTCACCCTCCTGATCGAGGAGCATCCCGAGCGGCTCGCCGAGGCGACGCTCCTCGCCGCGCTTCCCGAGTGGCTCGCCGAGACCTTCCGCTCCGGCCTCGCCGCCGAGCACCCGGCATCCGACGCGCTCCTCGACCAGCTCCTCGTCAGCGCCCCGTTCACCGCGCCGCTCTACGCCGCGATCGGCGCCTTGACCGACACGGCGCTCAGCTCCAGCGGCGCGGCACTGACGGTCTGCCTCGTCGGCGCCGGCAACGTCGCCTTCGCGCGGGAGGTGGCCGCGCTGATCGATCCGGAGCGGGTCCGCCTCACGATCACCGATACCTGCCCCGTCACGCTGGAGCGCACCGCGCTGGTGTGGGACCGGCACGAGGGCGTCCACCTGGAGCCGTTCTCCGCCGCCCGCGAGCACCGGTACGACCTCGTCGTGATGACGCCGCAGTTCGGACCGATGGACGTCGCCGCCGCGGCGGAGTGCCTGCGGCCGGGCGGGCGGCTCCTGGGCGGCGCGCTCGCCGGCAACCTCTTCGCCGACGTGATCGGCGGCCTCACCACCGACTGGTGGGCCGCCTCGCTCGATGCGGAAAGCCCCGTCGGTGCGCTCAATGCGCCCGAGGAGTGGACCGCTGCGCTCACCGAAGCCGGCCTCGAAGCGATCGACGTGCACACCCTGCCGTCGGACGAGACCGACGCGATGATCTTCACCGCGAGCCGTGCCGCCGGTGTCAAGGCGCCGACGCTCGAGACCTTCCCCGCCCTCGTCGCCGACGGCCCGGCCGCCGGGCGCACGCTGGAAGCCCTGCGTGCGATGGCCGACGACGCGCCCGAGCTCGCCGACCTGACCGCCACTCCCGACGGGCCGGTGGTGCTCGCCGTCGACGTGCCAGAGCCGGCCGACCTCCCGGCGCGCCTCGCCGCCGTCGGTTCGTGGCTCGTCGCCCTCGGCACCGAGGCGCGCACCGTGACCCTGGTGACGTTCGGCGCCCAGGTGGAAGGAGCCAAGGAGGTCCGCCCGACCGCCGCCGCCGTCTCCGCCTTCGGCCGCGTCGCGATGAACGAGTTCCCGCACCTCGACATCCGCCTCGTCGACATCGCCGCGTCGTTCGACGCCAGTGAGGCGGCCGTGCGCCTGATGGCCGAGCTGGTCGAGCCCAACGGCGAGCGCGAGATTGTCCTCTCCAGCGACCACCGCAGCGTGATGCGCTACGTGCCGCTGGCGGAGGAGACCGCCGGCGAGGCGCTCACCCTCGCCGTGCCCCGTCGCGGCTCGATCGACAATCTCGTCTGGTCGCCGACGCAGCATCCGCCGCTCGGCGCGGGCGACGTGCGCATCAAGGTCGAGGCGTCGGGCCTCAACTTCCGCGACGTGATGTGGACCCTCGGCCTCTTGCCGCACGAGGCGCTGGAGGACGGCTTCGCCGGCCCGACGCTCGGCATGGAATGTGCCGGTGTGGTCGAGGCGGTGGGCGAGGAGGTCACGGACGTGAAGCCGGGCGACCTGGTGCTCGCCTTCGCGCCGCAGTCCTTCGCCAGCCACGTCACGGTGACGGCGCAGTCGGTGATCCCGCGTCCGGTGGAGCTCGCGGCCGAGGCCGCGGCGACCATGCCGGTCGCCTTCCTCACCGCCTACTACGCCCTCATCGAATTGGCGCACTTGGAGGAAGACGAGACCGTCCTCATCCACGGCGGCGCCGGCGGCGTCGGCCTCGCGGCATTGCAGATCGCCAAGTGGCGCGGCGCGCGCGTCTTCGTGACCGCCGGCACGCCGGAAAAGCGCGCACTGCTGCGGGAGCTGGGCGCTGACGAGGTGTTCGATTCGCGCGGTCTGACCTTTGCCGAGGAGGCCAAGGCCGCGACGGACGGGGAGGGCGTCGACGTCGTCCTCAACTCGCTCGCGGGCGAGGCGATGGAGCGCTCGCTCGACACGCTGAAGCCGTTCGGCCGCTTCTGCGAGCTGGGCAAGCGCGACTTCTATGCCGACACCAAGCTCGGCCTGCGCCCGTTCCGGCAGAACCTCAGCTATTTCGGCATCGACGCCGACCAGCTGATGAAGCACCGCCCCAAGGTGGCGCGCCGGGTGCTGGGCCAGATCGTCGCGATGATGGACTCCGGCGACCTGACGCCGCTGCCCTATCGCCCGTTCGACGCCGGCGGCGTGAAGGACGCCTATCGCCTGATGCAGGCCGCCGGGCATATCGGCAAAATCGTCGTCACCCCGCCGCAGCCCGTCGCGCCGACGGTGGCGCATCAGCCGGTCGCCATCGTGGCCGACAAGGCCTACCTCCTGGTCGGCGGCGTCTCCGGATTCGGTTTCCGCACCGCCGAATGGTTGATCGAGCACGGCGCCGAGGACCTCGTGCTGGTGAGCCGCTCCGGCGTCAAGGACCAGGCCGTCGCCGAGGCGATCGAGGCCTATCGCGGCAAGGGCATCGCCATCGACGTGCGCTCGCTCGACGTCACGAACGAGGCGGCGGTGCGCGAGCTGGTCGCCGAGATCGGCACCACGCGCCCGCTCGGCGGCGTCTTCCACATGGCGATGGTGCTCGACGATGCGCTGATCGCCTCGCTGGACGCGGGCCGGTTCGAGACGGCGATGCACCCCAAGATCGCCGGCGCCAACGCGCTGGAGGCGGCGACCGCGGACATCCCGCTCGACCTCTTCGTGCTCTATTCGTCGATCACGGTGCAGCTCGGCAATCCGGGCCAGGCCAACTACGTCGCCGCCAACGCCTACCTGGAGGCGATCGCGCGTCGCCGCCGGGCGCGCGGGCAGGCGGGGCTCACTATCGCCTGGGGCGCGATCGCCGACGCCGGCGTCTTCGCCCGATCGCTGGAGACGTCCGACCTGCTGCGCCGCAAGCTGGGCCGCCACGCGATCACCGCCGGCGACGGGCTCGCGGTCCTGAAGCGCTTCCTCGACGAGGGGGCGATGACCTCCGGACCCGCGGTGCGCCTGATCGGTCAGGTGGATTGGGCGACGGCGCGCAAGGAGCTGATCATCGCCCGCAGCCCCGCGTTCGAGGATCTCGCCGACGCCGCCGACGCGGACGGCGACGACGCCGGCTCGCTGGACCTCGCCGAGCGTATCGCCGGCCTCTCGCCGTCCGAGGCGGTGGCCGAGGTGACGCGCCTGCTGGCGGTGGAGATTAGCCGCATCCTCAAGATGCCGGCCTCCGAGGTGGACCCGCACAAGCCGCTCACCACGCTCGGCATGGATTCGCTGATGGGCGTGGAGCTCAGAATGAGCGCCGAGCAGAAGCTCGGCGTCGACATTCCGCTGATGTCGCTCACGGCGGGCGCCACGCTCGCCGACATCGCCAAGAAGGTCGTGCATCGCACCACCGGAGAAGAGGCGAGCGACGAGGACCAGGACGAGCTGATCGCCCGCCACATCGGGTCCGCCGATGCGCCGCGTGAGGCGATCGAAGCCGCGGTGCGCGAGCGAACCGCGGGTGTGAGGACCATCCTGTCATGA
- a CDS encoding aminotransferase class I/II-fold pyridoxal phosphate-dependent enzyme, producing MKKRGIGSLKSAAKDQLLAAARASRQAGLERKLERLVPDNSDGRSVGKSFDFSTLETARQLKIQRAAAEMLNIDVPFFRPHDVQAAAHTRIGNREYINFSSYDYCGLNGDPRVTAAAREAMERFGTSVSASRVVSGERPFHRELEKNIARFLGVEDAVAMVSGHATNVTTIGHLLGPNDLVLADAFIHNSIVEGVRLAGATRLTFRHNDMDHLAELLSAKRHQFNRVLIAVEGLYSMDGDTPPLDRLIRLKTRHDAWLLVDEAHALGVVGQTGRGLAEREGIDPNAVEIWMGTLSKTLSSCGGFIAGSTALVEYLKATAPGFVFSVGLAPSVAASANAALLALEAEPERVARLVHNGQHFLKAAKAAGLDTGTAEGLAVLPVIIGDSIVSALVAHRLAEAGVNVQPIIFPAVPEQAARLRFFVNATHTEDDIDTAVRLTAECLERTRKDGAGLTQLAASLR from the coding sequence ATGAAGAAGCGCGGCATCGGCTCCCTCAAGTCGGCGGCGAAGGATCAGCTCCTCGCCGCCGCGCGGGCCTCCCGTCAGGCGGGTCTCGAACGCAAGCTCGAGCGCCTCGTGCCGGACAACTCCGACGGCCGCTCCGTCGGCAAGTCGTTCGATTTCTCCACGCTGGAGACGGCGCGGCAGCTGAAGATCCAGCGCGCCGCCGCCGAGATGCTCAACATCGACGTGCCGTTCTTCCGCCCGCACGACGTGCAGGCCGCCGCGCACACGCGTATCGGCAACCGCGAGTACATCAACTTCTCCTCCTACGACTATTGCGGCCTCAACGGTGACCCGCGCGTCACCGCCGCCGCCCGCGAGGCGATGGAGCGCTTCGGCACCTCCGTGTCCGCCTCGCGCGTCGTCTCCGGCGAGCGGCCGTTCCACCGCGAGCTGGAGAAGAACATCGCCCGCTTCCTGGGTGTGGAGGACGCGGTGGCGATGGTCTCCGGCCATGCCACCAACGTCACCACGATCGGCCACCTCCTGGGGCCGAACGACCTGGTGCTGGCGGACGCGTTCATCCACAACTCCATCGTCGAGGGGGTGCGGCTCGCCGGGGCGACGCGGCTCACCTTCCGCCACAACGACATGGACCACCTCGCCGAGCTCTTGTCGGCCAAGCGCCACCAGTTCAACCGTGTGCTGATCGCGGTCGAGGGCCTCTACTCGATGGACGGCGACACGCCGCCGCTCGACCGCCTGATCCGCCTCAAGACCCGCCACGACGCGTGGCTGCTGGTGGACGAGGCGCACGCGCTGGGCGTCGTCGGCCAGACCGGACGGGGCCTCGCCGAGCGGGAGGGGATCGACCCCAACGCCGTCGAGATCTGGATGGGGACGCTGTCCAAGACGCTGTCGTCCTGCGGCGGCTTCATCGCCGGCTCCACGGCGCTGGTGGAATACCTGAAGGCGACGGCCCCGGGCTTCGTCTTCTCCGTCGGTCTCGCCCCCTCCGTCGCCGCCTCGGCCAATGCGGCGCTGCTGGCGCTGGAGGCCGAGCCGGAGCGCGTCGCCCGGCTGGTCCACAACGGCCAGCATTTCCTCAAGGCCGCCAAGGCCGCGGGGCTCGACACCGGCACCGCCGAGGGGCTCGCGGTGCTTCCGGTCATCATCGGCGATTCCATCGTCTCCGCGCTCGTCGCCCACCGCCTCGCGGAGGCGGGCGTGAACGTGCAGCCGATCATCTTCCCCGCCGTTCCCGAGCAGGCGGCGCGGCTGCGCTTCTTCGTCAACGCCACCCACACCGAAGACGACATCGACACCGCCGTCCGCCTCACGGCCGAATGCCTCGAGCGCACCCGCAAGGACGGCGCCGGCCTGACCCAGCTCGCCGCCAGCTTGCGGTAG
- a CDS encoding SDR family oxidoreductase has protein sequence MNAEAAPPPGTPPDAGERTASEPAEPTRTPPDASSASAPAASSASTPAAPLASPAAPAVRSEREAKPPLVIITGASGGIGQALAERLARPGLVLGLVGRNPKGLEAAMEAVERRGGRAITSRIDITTPAFQHWADDTAERYTFEALYANAGLSAGPPGPNALESAEDTERLVRTNLLANISCIRVIVERMRRQTVTTRPERHIGIVASTAGLMPTPDLAVYSATKAGLIAYGHALRPRLINDGITVTVLCPGFVTSPMSARHKGAKPFEISAERAARKIVAATEGGRRTSVFPLPFRLLSLGEAIAPGGIIDRIVPTFRAEIEPDPRIEPSFKSRRLDRDRFDDTPVDDG, from the coding sequence GTGAACGCCGAGGCCGCCCCTCCGCCCGGCACCCCGCCGGACGCGGGCGAGCGTACCGCGAGCGAGCCGGCCGAACCCACGCGGACGCCGCCCGATGCGTCCTCCGCATCCGCGCCAGCCGCGTCCTCCGCATCCACGCCCGCAGCGCCGCTCGCCTCGCCCGCCGCCCCGGCGGTCCGTTCGGAGCGCGAGGCCAAGCCGCCCCTCGTCATCATCACCGGGGCATCGGGCGGCATCGGCCAGGCGCTGGCCGAGCGGCTGGCGCGGCCGGGTCTGGTGCTCGGCCTCGTGGGGCGCAATCCGAAGGGGCTGGAGGCCGCGATGGAGGCGGTCGAGCGCCGCGGCGGCCGGGCGATCACCAGCCGGATCGACATCACCACCCCGGCCTTCCAGCACTGGGCCGACGATACCGCCGAGCGCTACACCTTCGAGGCGCTCTACGCCAATGCCGGGCTCTCCGCCGGCCCTCCGGGCCCGAACGCGCTGGAGAGCGCGGAGGACACCGAGCGGCTGGTGCGCACCAACCTGCTCGCCAACATCAGCTGCATCCGGGTGATCGTGGAGCGCATGCGCCGGCAGACGGTGACGACACGGCCCGAGCGGCACATCGGCATCGTCGCCTCGACCGCCGGGCTGATGCCGACCCCCGACCTCGCCGTCTATTCCGCGACGAAAGCGGGGCTCATCGCTTACGGTCACGCCCTGCGCCCGCGCCTGATCAACGACGGGATCACCGTCACGGTGCTGTGCCCCGGCTTCGTGACGAGCCCGATGTCGGCCCGTCACAAGGGCGCCAAGCCGTTCGAGATCAGCGCCGAGCGGGCCGCGCGCAAGATCGTCGCCGCCACCGAAGGCGGGCGCCGCACGTCGGTCTTCCCGCTTCCCTTCCGGCTCCTGTCGCTGGGTGAAGCGATCGCGCCGGGCGGGATCATCGACCGGATCGTGCCCACCTTCCGCGCCGAGATCGAGCCCGACCCGCGGATCGAGCCCTCCTTCAAATCCCGCCGGCTGGACCGCGACCGCTTCGACGATACCCCGGTCGACGACGGCTGA